One segment of Triticum aestivum cultivar Chinese Spring chromosome 2A, IWGSC CS RefSeq v2.1, whole genome shotgun sequence DNA contains the following:
- the LOC123190858 gene encoding uncharacterized protein has translation MLRRCVRDLYPLRSLRRIPRPISSEVQSPTFGQLRRNSTKASQQGSAQKSVPGPKEEPSKSGSKVPKLLLGTLLVGAAGMAAYQAGYIDLQFMDEKLPSTIREQNLTKMYENLKFPFEQKVDQKQTMLDPKNDIVQDTPMVLPAEGIPTASEQPTPAEEKETETVTQGTLPVQDEHGADTKLPSQDTLSVDIKPNVVNKAAGEVPLGQADKISSTVSPVESSPTTAEVQKDPLGADVGEHKSLAETYLLQEEHDIPKDVSAKETKSDGIVGGVKASDDGKIMLDIIDAIHAAEKKQADTDAYTYSEEKRKLKERYEKELKDTRARELMYAEEAAILDKELKKEKMKAAAAVKELQEKTEQKLMDELQRKDEEASQQVEKVQELAKAELAAALAKEKASQIEQIAEADLNIDALCMAFYARSEEARQSHSVHKLALGTLALEEALSSGSPIRTEVDQLRKSLEGIDKDSLLELALSSLPEDVLKYGSDTQMELKQKFNSLKATVRHFGLIPSGGGGILTHAVAHVASNIKVEEDPSGDGLESLISRVEDLIVGGDLTAAADALTGGLQGTAAEEAAAEWAKQARKRAIAEQTLTLLHSYASSITFS, from the exons ATGTTGCGCCG GTGCGTGCGGGATCTGTACCCGCTGCGGTCCCTCAGGAGGATCCCCAGGCCGATCTCCAGCGAG GTCCAAAGTCCAACATTCGGTCAGCTCAGAAGAAACTCAACAAAAGCATCCCAACAAGGTTCAGCACAGAAATCTGTCCCTGGACCTAAAGAAGAACCTTCTAAGTCTGGAAGCAAGGTTCCAAAGCTTCTGCTTGGAACTCTGCTTGTTGGTGCTGCTGGTATGGCCGCTTATCAAGCTGGCTACATAGACCTTCAGTTTATGGATGAAAAATTGCCTTCGACCATCAGGGAACAAAATCTCACAAAGATGTATGAAAATCTGAAGTTCCCTTTTGAACAAAAGGTTGATCAGAAACAAACCATGTTGGATCCAAAGAATGACATTGTTCAGGATACACCCATGGTCCTTCCAGCTGAAGGGATTCCAACTGCCAGTGAGCAGCCTACTCCTgcagaagaaaaagaaacagaaaccgTAACCCAGGGAACACTGCCAGTTCAAGATGAGCATGGTGCTGATACTAAACTGCCGTCTCAAGATACTCTCTCTGTTGATATAAAGCCAAATGTTGTAAATAAGGCAGCAGGTGAAGTTCCTCTTGGACAAGCTGACAAGATAAGTAGCACAGTTTCTCCAGTAGAATCAAGCCCAACAACGGCTGAAGTACAAAAG GATCCATTAGGTGCTGATGTAGGTGAACATAAATCTCTTGCTGAGACATATTTACTACAGGAGGAGCATGATATTCCTAAAGATGTG AGTGCTAAGGAGACTAAAAGTGATGGCATTGTTGGTGGTGTAAAAGCTTCCGATGATGGGAAAATTATGCTGGATATTATAGATGCTATTCATGCCGCTGAAAAAAAGCAGGCAGATACAGATGCTTACACGTATTCTGAAGAGAAAAGGAAGTTGAAG GAAAGATACGAAAAGGAGCTGAAGGATACGAGGGCCCGGGAGCTCATGTACGCTGAAGAGGCAGCAATTCTGGATAAG GAGctgaagaaagagaaaatgaaggcTGCTGCTGCAGTTAAAGAACTTCAAGAAAAAACTGAACAAAAGCTGATGGATGAGCTGCAGCGGAAG GATGAGGAAGCAAGTCAACAAGTTGAGAAGGTACAAGAGTTGGCAAAAGCCGAACTGGCCGCAGCTcttgcaaaggagaaagcatcccAGATCGAACAGATTGCTGAAGCAGATCTCAAT ATAGATGCTTTGTGTATGGCATTCTATGCGCGATCTGAAGAAGCTCGGCAGAGTCATTCTGTTCATAAGCTTGCTCTA GGCACTCTTGCTTTGGAAGAAGCTCTATCCAGCGGCTCGCCAATCCGGACAGAGGTCGATCAATTGCGTAAATCTCTTGAAGGTATTGATAAAGATTCACTGTTAGAATTGGCTCTTTCATCGCTTCCAGAAGATGTTCTCAAGTATGGATCAGATACCCAGATGGAGTTAAAACAGAAG TTTAATTCCTTGAAGGCAACAGTCAGACATTTCGGTCTTATACCATCAGGTGGTGGTGGTATACTTACGCATGCTGTCGCTCATGTTGCTTCTAACATCAAG GTCGAAGAGGACCCATCTGGAGATGGTCTTGAGTCTCTCATAAGCAGAGTGGAAGACTTGATTGTAGGAGGAGATTTGACCGCAGCAGCCGACGCCCTGACAGGAGGGTTGCAGGGGACCGCAGCGGAGGAAGCAGCTGCCGAGTGGGCGAAGCAGGCAAGGAAACGCGCGATTGCAGAGCAGACGCTCACCCTGCTTCACTCGTACGCTTCTTCGATCACATTTTCGTGA